The Toxoplasma gondii ME49 chromosome XII, whole genome shotgun sequence genome includes a region encoding these proteins:
- a CDS encoding polynucleotide adenylyltransferase (encoded by transcript TGME49_278260), protein MADGGGPPAPGVPWQVQLLRKWSQRPRMDLGETMRNSFSSREGSRDVYASAPPAEPQVKPASEGNRRRWRGSTGEKEAASGAAGSIDGDVYTHWSERRGGEEHCLAKELGKRQVPQSCRCAAASSFLVEQTGTAVCRPKREIDSETTEAVDRSKGSAKTTHPMAVSSDRRFERASGVSAPHLRPSAACCTAPPGGGVCLHSGERKGGRKRDNVAKPQRRGEAARSDMEKTWTVRGQSGAEEKREGKQSGEQKQSRASEAEREPVRGVLEDSLCAEDLPLYVHLWSVYVVKPGAEAVGLWLQRPDIFSPALWPANELYAFCRPFARLAVSLPPLRKENPSKNATDAHCMRAVASLTSRRSVGEPDRLPGLLKIEAASAQPAPGCQDTAKLEDLLQNGTPQKQLLALLARLATDPRGFLALIKSQDATPAVAFALQVLALFARLPGIPKSRQAGRGGSSAPIPLSPCAAAQHLLDALRQRLAALSLQHKTFLLRVSRLLLSQRKLLPTSKQRNRLLEFFLNPAARPLARPAVFAADPSSVFCVKWDETKGTATTPGQSSCLPSSPACSSSASASSSASFASLAGAAEEETRLRHFATGLGLSPVALRALVEGYLQVNFCVEKEFGLRSLLYGSSASGCGVVSSDVDVLVLLPHERQKTLLASQQSLLRQRAGDLAPWTDVDDLFPSRNWSDLQKILAAVARPPPPSSSSSSSSSSSSTSSSSSSSSSSSSSPSSSSSSFSASPAASSCSAPPSASGVLCALKQFSAVCAARLLARRVSRVLSSFPPCVFVHASPAGSPPRSDAEAEVPRSPGGEAPSEREKLPRLIQCVERAACPILKIRLPVPRSLHPSGAESEMEGEEATRVEQRSKHACKATRGEVSGERAASGPAANGEGKEERGRASSGEAVREDVQPSRGQREKGKKKSKFTSRHEEEPEALLSSVIEARIRWRRRRKRMRQFCLLLHRRSTASFGRSPTETRSSEGPRSSGLTGRVNDADTERGTRKEGDAGDESEEEGYWSDSALPESLRSLQAGVFGSCCFKAEFCRSYSPCPAARPASQAHADESVDGAPHASESDRTAVSSSSRTLSPSSSPPLSSLSSSLSSSLSASPQSPPTSSCVAPSPLPPPSSFSSSSMCSRKPSLPLMLWVEVDVSFNHEVVIHNTRLLRAYATCFGPRIQALFRLVKHWAKQRQVCDAYRGLLSNYSWLLLAIFFLQRTLQEEISSSSSPSSPPSASSCSSSCSSPSFPVSPSLPFTLHGSWLMLPLLHNAAHDFRFLPILPNLQKPPRCARFLQRCLTAGNLPFSAAMAFLLSYSSKLGCPCPVCARSGLQDPNGMHCRRGEANSLSVQSKEPRRREDSLDETRKFTDSGSSENIVTDAAGSWLDALRTETDSCESVSREYLLSPPDVGSRGAEPPWFGEEAGEAREEAEKSERASGYVYSAQDGEAVWVDDSHNVRFFHPLLGFNCRLSSVALLPRSALAKTGLSPGFFHGGTQVPRGGVSGVRTPCPAEGTPKPGCGEGVRNDTGKKGGEGAKKNQERDGSSCSFRPVKTDRGRQNSDAISSSAAAFSWPEEDHSLTDEAYARRMLSSSACLGERTMEVKRETSGLLFDQEKEEQRESACSVDGVSLNSEQLLFFREIQRRLLMHAKTPATSPFLPHDLVTDPRGVEAEAREAGEAAHSAKENKRAVGDGGGETVETGGDSQKLEREGKRGRFEDSHREEQETAALGKPQKREAMFLQQVEYLSSSLVFLSPGGSAEEPQRRHQGHPPARLLWGDSLSLVDLFRAFFRFYTLQFNSFQNIVDIRRAPLLPLAKTTYFSVPLPGAPDLPWLKGVGSRAKKGKKQNAADRSEHEEANGDSQQPAASVQEPETETAAVLAAAQVWASAPARGCRRRVQEREEEGRRKAEQEREHADCCEREQEREEGAFGKEEEEGEQEEEEGEAGLDEGGGLGSQGPHPRSVDWLYRRRLFAIQDPFEAHRTLGTYHSGSELVAYELLRATAITSSEGWTLALPLPLCGVSPSKGPAGRSVAPRGVLPPPLFEAFRVAEAADVRKGEPQQSPNHPAAVKGPEGEIRRQVDANKGDSHGLKEQAREAPGTAAADRGAEPLPSFSTPSPSYGPHPAKEDKQTLTPHQRRQEVRRMRFAERSRPQLPWVSHPPAATLLRAEEQGDLAWRLISKRLVRAYRRVHVRYQTEESRVTGEQRDEEHESHETEEASLVMGAQGETGREGGNRRGKTLRKTESETECWRTQGFAPLSLTPDEISQMTQRSREGDRSKKGEGKQQRPARAERDRGSSFPGQGPAPHFQESANRRVLAAHAVAVDPWRRRNSSQFNAPQGSTQNQPVSAISSLSSLASQRPEGDRARAGARAPGSYVSLQTQLAEESRQRRPRPWLAVQAWQEAEARRAIVHEDTDYRCGGRGANNISPNHMPLSTEAHATGHTRPFGPNKRLPVYRQRELQTDTVPRHV, encoded by the exons aTGGCCGATGGAGGAGGGCCTCCCGCGCCTGGCGTTCCGTGGCAAGTGCAGTTGCTGCGCAAGTGGAGCCAGCGGCCTCGGATGGACCTGGGGGAGACGATGAGGAactccttttcctcgcggGAGGGAAGCCGCGACGTATACGCCTCCGCGCCTCCCGCAGAGCCTCAGGTGAAGCCTGCCAGCGAAGGGAACAGGCGCAGGTGGCGAGGCAGcacaggcgagaaagaagccgcCAGTGGCGCAGCCGGATCGATCGACGGCGATGTGTACACGCACTGGAGCGAGCGACGCGGAGGTGAGGAGCACTGCCTGGCGAAGGAGCTTGGGAAGCGTCAGGTGCCTCAGAGCTGTCGGTGTGCAGCGGCGAGttctttcctcgttgaaCAGACAGGAACGGCTGTGTGTAGACCCAAGAGAGAGATCGACTCCGAGACCACAGAGGCAGTCGACCGCAGCAAAGGGAGTGCGAAGACGACGCATCCAATGGCTGTTTCCTCAGATCGACGTTTCGAGAGAGCCTCGGGTGTGTCTGCACCTCACCTGAGGCCTTCGGCGGCCTGTTGCACCGCTCCGCCTGGGGGCGGCGTTTGCCTGCATTCAGGTGAAAGGAagggagggagaaagcgagacaaTGTGGCGAAGCCGCAACGCCGTGGTGAAGCCGCCAGATCGGACATGGAGAAAACGTGGACAGTCCGCGGTCAGAGCGGggctgaagagaaacgggaggGAAAGCAGAGTGGAGAGCAGAAACAATCTCGCGCTtccgaagcagagagagagccggTTCGAGGTGTACTCGAAGACAGCCTCTGTGCCGAGGATCTTccgctgtacgtacacctctGGAGTGTCTACGTGGTGAAGCCTGGAGCGGAAGCCGTGGGGCTCTGGCTCCAGCGTCCAGACATTTTTTCTCCAGCGCTGTGGCCGGCGAACGAGCTCTACGCTTTCTGTCGACCATTCGCTCGTCTCGCCGTCTCGCTGCCGCCGCTCCGGAAAGAAAATCCCTCGAAAAATGCCACAGACgcacactgcatgcgcgcagtGGCCTCCCTCACCTCCCGGCGCTCTGTGGGAGAACCTGACCGCCTTCCAGGCCTCCTCAAGATCGAGGCCGCGAGCGCCCAGCCGGCACCTGGCTGTCAAGACACCGCAAAACTCGAGGACCTGCTGCAGAACGGCACACCGCAGAAGCAACTCTTGGCGCTGCTTGCCAGGCTGGCGACAGACCCCAGGGGATTCCTCGCTCTGATCAAATCCCAAGACGCGACGCCCGcagtcgccttcgctctccag GTTCTGGCGCTGTTCGCGCGACTGCCGGGGATTCCAAAGTCTCGCCAGGCAGGCCGGGGCGGCTCTTCAGCGCCCattcccctctctccgtgCGCCGCTGCTCAGCACCTGCTGGACGCTCTGCGACAGCGACTGGCCGCCCTGTCTCTACAGCACAAAACCTTCCTTTTGCGTGTCTCGCGGCTTCTCCTCAGTCAAAGGAAACTTCTTCCCACCTCAAAACAAAGAAATCG ACTCCTGGAATTCTTTTTGAATCCTGCGGCGCGGCCTCTCGCGCGACCGGCAGTGTTCGCGGCGGATCCCTCCAGTGTTTTTTGCGTCAAATGGGATGAAACGAAAGGCACTGCAACGACGCCCGGACAGTCGTCTTGTTTGCCGTCTTCTCCGGCATgttcgtcctctgcttctgcttcttcttcagcctcgttcgcttccttgGCGGGTgcggcagaggaggaaacgcgtcTGAGACACTTCGCCACTGGCCTGGGTCTGTCGCCGGTCGCCCTCAGGGCACTGGTAGAG ggCTACCTCCAAGTGAATTTTTGCGTGGAAAAAGAATTCGGTCTTCGTTCGCTGCTCTACGGTTCCTCCGCGAGCGGCTGCGGAGTCGTCTCTTCTGACGTGGATGTCCTCGTTCTTCTACCCCACGAACGCCAGAAAACTCTCCTTGCCTCCCAACAAAGTCTCCTCCGTCAACGCGCAGGCGATCTCGCGCCATGGACG gacgTCGACGATCTCTTCCCCTCAAGAAACTGGTCCGACCTCCAGAAAATTCTCGCCGCAGTTGCACGTCCACCAccaccttcttcctcctcttcttcttcctcctcttcttcctcgacttcttcttcctcgtcttcttcctcttcttcctcgtcttctccgtcttcttcttcgtcttctttctctgcctctcccgcggcttcttcttgctctgcACCCCCGTCTGCGTCGGGGGTGTTGTGTGCGTTAAAGCAGTTTTCTGCCGTCTGTGCCGCGCGTTTGCTGGCGCGCCGTGTCTCGCGAgtgctttcttccttccccccATGCGTCTTTGTGCATGCTTCTCCTGCGGGTTCGCCTCCGAGAAGCGACGCCGAGGCGGAAgttcctcgctctccaggaggcgaggcgcccTCGGAGCGCGAGAAACTTCCGAGACTCATCCAGTGCGTGGAACGCGCCGCATGCCCGATTCTGAAGATTCGACTGCCCGTCCCGCGATCCCTGCACCCGTCGGGGGCTGAGTCGGAGatggagggagaggaggcaacTCGAGTTGAGCAGCGAAgcaagcatgcatgcaaggcgACACGAGGCGAAGTCTCCGGAGAACGCGCAGCCTCCGGTCCAGCGGCGAACGGAGAGggcaaagaggaaagaggtcGCGCCTCTTCGGGAGAGGCTGTGCGAGAGGATGTGCAGCCGAGTCgaggccagagagagaaggggaaaaagaaaagcaagtTCACTTCTAGACACGAGGAGGAGCCAGAGGCACTGCTCTCCTCCGTCATTGAAGCGCGCATTcggtggagacgcagacggaag cgcatgcggcaattttgtctccttctccaccgCCGCTCCACGGCGTCTTTTGGGCGGAGcccgacggagacgcgaagctCAGAAGGACCAAGGTCGAGCGGACTGACCGGACGTGTAAACgatgcagacacagaaagaggcacccgaaaagaaggagatgcaggagacgaaagcgaagaagaaggctaCTGGAGCGACAGCGCTCTTCCTGAatctcttcgctctcttcagGCCGGAGTCTTCGGAAGTTGCTGCTTCAAGGCTGAGTTCTGTCGGAGCTACTCACCTTGCCCTGCAGCGCGTCCCGCCtcgcaggcgcatgcagacgaaagCGTCGACGGGGCACCTCACGCATCTGAGTCAGACAGAACGGctgtctcgtcctcttctcgcacactgtctccttcctcatcacctcccctctcttctctctcttcttctctctcttcttctctctctgcttctcctcagtCGCCGCCTACGTCTTCTTGTGTGGCTCCGTCCCCGTtgcctcctccgtcttctttctcttcttcttcgatgtGCTCGAGAAAACCGAGTCTGCCGCTGATGTTGTGGGTGGAGGTCGACGTCTCGTTCAACCACGAAGTTGTCATTCACAATACGCGCCTGCTGCGCGCCTACGCCACCTGCTTCGGTCCCCGCATTCAGGCGCTCTTTCGTCTCGTCAAGCACTgggcgaagcagagacaagtCTG CGACGCCTACCGCGGCCTCCTCTCCAACTACTCGTGGCTCCTTCTCGCTATCTTCTTCCTTCAACGAACTCTCCAGGAAGAaatctcttcctcttcctccccgtcttctcctccctctgcttcttcctgttcttcttcctgttcttctccctcgtttccggtgtctccgtcgttgCCATTTACGTTACACGGGAGTTGGTTGATGTTACCGTTGCTGCACAACGCGGCGCATGACTTTCGTTTCTTACCGATTCTCCCAAATCTCCAGAAGCCGCCTCGATGtgcgcgttttctgcagcgCTGTCTCACCGCTGGAAATCTGCCGTTCTCCGCTGCGATGGCTTTTCTTCTATCGTATTCTTCCAAGCTGGGCTGTCCCTGCCCCGTCTGCGCCCGCAGCGGCCTCCAAGACCCAAACGGCATGCATTGTCGGAGGGGGGAAGCGAACAGCCTTTCGGTGCAGTCGAAGGAGCCGAGAAGGCGTGAGGATTCCCTCGACGAAACGCGCAAGTTTACGGATTCGGGGTCTTCTGAAAACATAGTTACAGACGCTGCGGGCAGCTGGCTTGACGCTctgaggacggagacagactcCTGCGAATCTGTCTCCCGGGAGtatctcctgtctcctccagatGTGGGGTCGAGAGGGGCCGAGCCGCCGTGGTTCGGCGAAGAAGCTGGCGAGGCgcgggaagaagcagagaagtcCGAACGGGCTTCCGGATATGTCTACAGCGCCCAAGACGGCGAGGCTGTTTGGGTAGACGACAGCCACAACGTTCGGTTTTTCCACCCTCTCCTCGGCTTCAACTGTCGCCTCTCGTCCGTCGCGCTTCTGCCGCGAAGTGCGCTTGCAAAGACGGGCCTTTCTCCCGGTTTTTTTCATGGAGGAACGCAGGTTCCCAGAGGCGGAGtgtcgggtgtacgtacaccctGCCCCGCTGAGGGGACACCCAAGCCGGGTTGCGGCGAGGGAGTGAGGAACGACACTGGGAagaaaggcggagaaggcgcgaaaaagaatcaagagagagatggtTCCTCTTGTTCGTTCCGTCCAGTAAAGACCGACAGAGGGAGGCAGAATAGCGACGCGATTTCCTCCTCGGCTGCGGCGTTTTCGTGGCCGGAAGAAGATCACTCCCTCACGGACGAGGCCTACGCACGCCGGATGCTGAGCAGCAGCGCCTGTCTCGGAGAAAGAACGATGGAagtgaagcgagagacgtCTGGACTTCTTTTTGatcaagaaaaagaggagcaAAGAGAAAGCGCTTGCTCAGTTGACGGCGTGTCTCTCAACTCAGAGCAGCTGTTGTTTTTCAGGGAGATTCAGCGCCGCCTCctgatgcatgcaaagactCCGGCGacgtcgccttttctcccgcACGACCTCGTCACGGATCCGAGAGGCGTAGAGGCCGAGGCGAGGGAAGCAGGCGAGGCCGCTCATtcagcgaaggagaacaaaAGAGCTGTCGGGgatggaggaggagagacggtagagacaggaggagacagccagaaactggagagagaaggaaaacgaggaaggtTTGAAGATTCTCatcgagaagaacaggagactGCGGCGCTAGGGAAgccgcagaaaagagaggcgatgTTTCTCCAGCAGGTGGAGTATCtcagctcttctctcgtgtttctctcccctggAGGGAGTGCTGAAGAGccacagaggagacaccaggGCCACCCGCCGGCGCGCCTTTTGTGGGGAgactctctttctctcgtggACCTTTTCAGGGCCTTCTTCAG ATTCTACACGCTGCAGTTCAACAGCTTCCAGAACATCGTCGACATTCGCCGAgcgccgctgctgccgctCGCTAAGACAACCTACTTCAGCGTCCCTCTGCCCGGCGCGCCGGACCTCCCGTGGCTGAAGGGTGTCGGctcgagagcgaaaaaaggcAAGAAACAGAACGCCGCAGACCGCAGCGAACACGAGGAGGCAAACGGAGACTCTCAACAGCCAGCAGCCTCTGTTCAAGAGCCTGAGACAGAAACGGCAGCTGTTTTAGCTGCGGCCCAGGTGTGGGCCTCTGCTCCAGCGCGGGGATGCCGTAGAAGAgtacaggagagagaagaagaaggacgtcGTAAAgcagagcaagagagagaacacgcAGACTGTTGTgaaagagagcaagagagagaagagggtgcttttggaaaagaagaagaagagggagaacaagaagaagaagaaggtgaagccGGCCTCGATGAAGGCGGAGGACTGGGGTCGCAGGGCCCACACCCGCGAAGCGTCGACTGGCTCTACCGTCGACGACTCTTTGCGATTCAAGATCCCTTCGAGGCCCACAGGACGCTCG GCACGTACCACTCTGGAAGCGAACTCGTGGCTTACGAGTTGCTGCGTGCGACAGCCATCACCTCAAGCGAAGGATGGACTCTGGCTCTTCCTTTGCCTCTTTGTGGAGTTTCGCCCTCGAAGGGCCCTGCTGGCCGCTCGGTGGCTCCGCGCGGCGTCTTACCTCCGCCTCTGTTTGAGGCCTTTCGAGTCGCTGAGGCTGCTGACGTGAGGAAGGGAGAGCCGCAGCAGTCACCGAACCACCCAGCAGCCGTCAAGGGTCCAGAGGGCGAAATCAGGAGGCAAGTGGATGCGAACAAAGGGGACAGTCACGGTCTCAAAGAGCAGGCGCGAGAGGCTCCAGGCACCGCTGCAGCCGACCGGGGCGCAGAACcgttgccttctttctccactccgtctccttcctacGGCCCGCATCCGGCGAAGGAAGACAAGCAGACGCTGACCCCTCATCAGCGGCGCCAGGAGGtccgacgcatgcgtttcgccGAGCGGTCGCGGCCACAGCTGCCTTGGGTTTCTCATCCGCCTGCAGcgacgcttcttcgcgccGAGGAACAGGGTGACTTGGCTTGGAGACTCATCAGCAAGAGACTGGTGCGGGCCTACAGGCGGGTCCACGTCAGGTATCAAACAGAAGAGTCTCGTGTGACAGGAGAACAGCGAGATGAGGAGCACGAGAGCCatgagacagaggaggcgagTTTGGTGATGGGGGCGCAGGGCGAGACAGGACGAGAGGGTGGGAATCGCCGGGGTAAGACactgagaaaaacggagtCAGAAACGGAGTGCTGGCGAACTCAGGGTTTCGCGCCGCTCTCGTTGACCCCCGACGAAATTTCTCAGAtgacgcagagaagcagagaaggcgacagaagcaAGAAGGGCGAAGGCAAACAGCAGCGACCTGCGAGAGCCGAGAGGGATCGCGGCTCCTCGTTTCCAGGGCAAGGCCCCGCGCCACACTTCCAGGAGTCTGCGAACCGAAGAGTCCtggctgcgcatgcagtggccGTCGACCCTTGGAGACGGCGGAACTCTTCTCAGTTCAACGCGCCGCAGGGCTCGACTCAGAACCAGCCTGTCTCAGCgatttcttcgctgtcttcgctcGCCTCCCAGCGGCCGGAGGGCGACCGCGCCCGTGCCGGAGCACGCGCGCCAGGTAGCTATGTCTCGCTGCAGACACAGCTAGCTGAGGAGAGCAGACAGCGGCGCCCGAGACCCTGGCTAGCGGTCCAGGCGTGGCAAGAAGCCGAGGCGCGAAGAGCCATCGTTCACGAAGACACAGATTATCGCTGCGGGGGGCGAGGTGCGAATAACATATCTCCGAACCACATGCCTCTGTCAACggaagcgcatgcaaccGGGCACACACGCCCCTTCGGGCCCAACAAACGTCTACCAGTTTACCGACAGCGCGAATTGCAGACTGATACTGTCCCTAGGCACGTTTAA
- a CDS encoding nucleolar protein, structural component of H/ACA snoRNPs, putative (encoded by transcript TGME49_278270) — MYLRYYTDEQGKRVYTLKTHAPDGTPTLSAHPPRFSPDDKYSAERVALKRRFKLLPTQQPAPEF; from the exons ATGTACCTCCGATACTACACCGACGAACAGGGCAAGCGGGTCTACACTCTGAAG acgcatgcgccggaTGGGACCCCCACCCTTTCAGCTCACCCGCCCCGCTTCTCGCCAGACGACAAGTACAGCGCAGAGCGTGTTGCTCTGAAACGCCGGTTCAAGCTGTTACCGACACAGCAGCCGGCACCGGAGTTCTGA
- a CDS encoding WD domain, G-beta repeat-containing protein (encoded by transcript TGME49_278280), whose amino-acid sequence MSLFDDDCASLEETGSSSQSGLPAAFPSAASADSRGYPSNDAAGRRKSASSTFPASGFGASEPLGKPEDACDPGPVSGCSYSLDERHMIWRKNAALHYSAVLSHKVEWPSMTVEFLTPPSSAATGRSGSAASVLSLGDSYVSHRLLLGTCTNGEEKNYLTIAELRWPVPSLEEDPLKCETYSGFIPPRARARSLLTNASLSGSTASASLPAASASLQLVPSLETKARILHPGDLIRATHMPQNAFNIVTINEDGVGMYWNFSRHPSFPAADQLVAKPQFLLAPPLAIVAQPKLQAAAWMSGGDNGGFLFSCTDTGLVSLWDLRKSGTQHLSKARDMSTSSLSQARKTVYGGGVTIAESTPEISPVVSVSSSSPSASLNDIKVHPRYPVVVATAGEDGALRVFDMRQAHREALAAVCSASPLCFSPSPSDSGDRSSQNAATSSPQPGKQRMYVSPPSEGTLALNAVSFNRYSEHVVAVGSARGLVSLFDLRLLSRPFLSLSHHSDEVTSLHFSPLSSGLLASASADGDVVLWELGEGASGTTVSTALLRDREKQKPTKRCAESLPLDVAMAGQGAGKQGLATRACEGEEANMDEAENENRENVNRKSSVSPSRSLATRRHRFFVHAGHAAGVSDFAWCSEAASAGVGGGSAGWGGRRSEMTEKGRIGTLLGASVGWDNRVQIWQPSEHLFVQTNKDLW is encoded by the exons ATGTCGCTCTTCGACGACGACTGCGCGTCgttggaggagacaggctcTAGCAGCCAGTCTGGCCTTCCAGCTGCTTTcccctctgccgcctctgcagacTCGCGCGGCTATCCTTCTAACGATGCCGCAGGTCGGCGAAAAAGTGCCTCCTCCACTTTTCCTGCCTCGGGCTTCGGCGCCAGCGAGCCTCTGGGGAAGCCTGAGGACGCGTGCGACCCCGGCCCCGTCTCCGGGTGCTCGTACAGCTTAGACGAGAGACACATGATCTGGAGGAAGAACGCCGCACTCCACTACTCCGCAGTTCTCAGTCACAAAGTGGAGTGGCCTTCGATGACG GTGGAGTTTCTGACGCCTCCGTCTTCGGCGGCGACGGGACGTAGCGGGTCTGCTGCCTCAGTTCTCTCGCTCGGCGACTCATACGTTTCtcaccgtcttcttctgggcACTTGCACcaatggagaagagaagaattATTTAACGATTGCCGAGCTCCGGTGGCCAGTGCCGTCTCTCGAGGAGGATCCTCTCAAGTGCGAGACGTATTCAG GTTTTATTCCGCCCCGCGCGCGAGCCAGGTCGCTGCTGACAAATGCGAGCCTCTCGGGCAGCACAGCGAGTGCGTCGCTGCCTGCGGCCAGCGCCTCGCTTCAGCTGGTACCTTCtttggagacgaaggcgaggatTCTGCACCCTGGAGACTTGATTCGCGCCACGCACATGCCGCAGAATGCCTTCAACATTGTCACCATCAATGAAGACGGCGTCGGCATGTACTGGAACTTCTCCAGGCACCCGTCCTTCCCCG CTGCGGACCAGCTGGTGGCAAAGCCGCAGTTTCTGCTCGCGCCTCCGCTTGCGATTGTCGCCCAGCCAAAGCTGCAGGCGGCCGCGTGGATGTCTGGCGGGGATAACGGCGGCTTTCTGttcagctgtacagacactggGTTGGTGAGTTTGTGGGACCTGCGGAAGAGTGGCACGCAGCACCTGTCGAAGGCGCGAGACATGAGCacgagttctctctcgcaggcgaggaaaacggTGTATGGCGGGGGTGTGACAATTGCAGAAAGCACTCCAGAAATAAGTCCCGTGGTCTCTGTATCGTCATCCTCGCCCTCCGCCTCGTTGAACGACATCAAAGTGCATCCACGATACCCCGTAGTCGTCGCGACAGCTGGCGAGGACGGCGCGTTGCGGGTGTTCGACATGCGCCAGGCGCACCGAGAAGCCCTCGCGGCCGTCTGTTCTGCCTCAcccctttgcttctctccttctccttccgacagtggagacaggtCTTCGCAAAACGCAgcgacttcttctccgcaACCTGGCAAGCAGCGGATGTATGTTTCTCCGCCTTCCGAAGGCACTCTGGCCTTGAATGCCGTCAGCTTCAACCGGTACAGCGAACACGTCGTCGCGGTGGGTTCGGCGCGgggtctcgtctctctcttcgaccttcgacttctttctcgacCGTTTTTGTCGTTGTCCCACCACTCCGACGAAGTcacttctctccacttctctcccctctcctctgGTCTCCTCGCGTCCGCCTCTGCGGACGGGGACGTCGTGCTCTGGGAGTTGGGTGAGGGCGCGAGCGGGACGACAGTATCCACAGCGCTTCTGCGCGaccgagagaaacaaaagcCAACGAAACGGTGTGCAGAGTCCCTCCCACTGGACGTCGCCATGGCGGGGCAGGGGGCAGGCAAGCAAGGCCTCGCTACCCGTGCGtgtgaaggcgaagaggcaaacatggacgaagccgagaatgagaacagagaaaatgTCAATCGAAAAtcgagtgtctctccttcccgtTCACTGGCGACGCGGCGCCACCGATTCTTTGTCCACGCAGGACATGCTGCCGGTGTCAGTGACTTTGCCTGGTGTAGCGAAGCCGCCTCTGCAGGTGTGGGGGGTGGCTCTGCAGGTTGGGGAGGCAGGCGCAGCGAAATgacagaaaaaggcagaATCGGCACTCTTCTAGGTGCCAGTGTAGGGTGGGATAACCGCGTGCAGATTTGGCAACCCTCAGAGCACCTGTTTGTCCAGACAAACAAGGACCTGTGGTAG